A genomic window from Hirundo rustica isolate bHirRus1 chromosome 14, bHirRus1.pri.v3, whole genome shotgun sequence includes:
- the CYSTM1 gene encoding cysteine-rich and transmembrane domain-containing protein 1 yields the protein MSYDNPPPYPGPGPTAPYPPYAQQPGAPPGPYPGYPPGPYQPGQPGYQGYPQYGWQNAPPPPPGPVYGDGPKNTVYVVEERRRDDTGESACLTACWTALCCCCLWDMLT from the exons ATGAGCTACGATAATCCTCCACCGTACCCCGGCCCGGGCCCGACTGCCCCGTACCCGCCCTATGCCCAGCAGCCGGGGGCCCCTCCCGGCCCCTACCCCGGCTACCCGCCCGGGCCCTACCAGCCAGGCCAGCCAGGATACCAAGGATATCCCCAGTATGGATGGCAGAACGCACCTCCACCACCGCCAGGACCCGTGTACGGAGATGGGCCGAAAAACACAG TGTACGTCGTGGAGGAGCGGCGGAGGGACGACACGGGCGAGAGCGCCTGCCTGACGGCGTGCTGGACCgcgctctgctgctgctgcctctgggacATGCTGACCTGa